The Syntrophorhabdus sp. genome includes a region encoding these proteins:
- a CDS encoding efflux RND transporter periplasmic adaptor subunit — MKMKIDPKSVAAKVLGRGPLTGSGRFRRYLLPGCLVLAAVVVVLVVLGVRGKSKAVEYKTEQVRRGDLVVVVTATGTLQPTNKVDVGSELSGTIRTVEADYNSKVKAGQVLARLDTTKLQATIAQSRAALEAAKAKEQQARATVTETQSKLTQFQRVWDLSGGKVPSQTEMDAAKAAFDRAKADAANYKASVSQAEAALNAQLTDLSKSVIKSPINGIVLARSIEPGQTVAASFTAPVLFTLAEDLTKMELHVNVDEADIGKVQEGQKATFNVDAYPDRAFEAEITQARYGSSTTSGVVTYETVLRVSNPDLSLRPGMTATADITVKKLENVVLVPSAALRFSPPVQQEKKASGGVVGALLPRPPRQGAQPREERGKKQQKRIFTLSKGQLASVSITVGAQNGGVTEVTSGNLQPGTEVVTDTITGTK, encoded by the coding sequence ATGAAAATGAAGATTGATCCGAAGTCAGTCGCGGCGAAGGTCCTGGGAAGAGGCCCTCTGACGGGTTCGGGACGTTTCAGGCGCTATCTTTTGCCGGGCTGTCTGGTTCTTGCCGCAGTGGTTGTCGTGCTTGTAGTTCTGGGGGTACGAGGGAAATCAAAGGCGGTTGAGTACAAGACGGAACAGGTCAGGCGCGGAGACCTTGTTGTCGTGGTGACCGCCACGGGAACCCTGCAGCCGACGAACAAGGTTGACGTGGGCAGCGAGCTCTCGGGCACCATCAGGACCGTTGAGGCGGATTATAACAGCAAGGTCAAGGCGGGCCAGGTCCTGGCGAGGCTTGACACCACGAAACTGCAGGCGACCATCGCTCAATCCAGGGCGGCGCTGGAAGCGGCAAAGGCAAAGGAGCAGCAGGCCCGGGCAACGGTTACGGAGACGCAGTCAAAGTTGACGCAGTTCCAGAGGGTCTGGGACTTAAGCGGCGGCAAGGTCCCTTCACAGACGGAGATGGACGCGGCGAAGGCCGCCTTCGATCGGGCAAAGGCGGACGCGGCGAACTACAAGGCTTCCGTGTCTCAGGCTGAGGCCGCTCTCAACGCGCAGCTGACGGATCTGTCGAAATCGGTCATCAAATCACCCATCAACGGCATTGTCCTTGCGCGGAGCATCGAACCGGGGCAGACCGTGGCGGCGTCTTTCACTGCCCCCGTGCTCTTCACCCTTGCCGAGGACCTGACAAAGATGGAGCTCCACGTGAATGTGGACGAGGCCGACATAGGCAAGGTACAGGAAGGACAAAAGGCCACGTTCAACGTCGATGCCTATCCGGACCGTGCCTTTGAAGCCGAGATCACCCAGGCCCGGTACGGTTCCTCTACGACGTCCGGGGTCGTGACGTACGAAACGGTGCTGAGGGTCAGTAATCCCGACCTGTCCCTGCGCCCGGGCATGACCGCCACGGCGGACATCACCGTGAAGAAACTGGAGAACGTCGTTCTCGTGCCCAGCGCCGCGCTGCGCTTCTCGCCTCCCGTTCAGCAGGAGAAGAAGGCATCAGGCGGAGTCGTCGGCGCGCTGCTTCCCCGACCCCCGAGACAGGGGGCACAGCCGCGTGAAGAGAGGGGCAAAAAACAGCAGAAACGGATCTTTACCCTGAGCAAGGGTCAACTGGCCTCCGTTTCCATCACCGTCGGCGCACAGAATGGCGGTGTGACAGAGGTGACGAGCGGGAACCTTCAGCCCGGGACGGAGGTTGTTACCGATACGATCACGGGGACAAAGTGA